The sequence CGCTGCGCGTTCGAGACCTAATCCGGGCTCCAGAGCTGTTACGGTCGAGCCCACGCCCCAAGAATTGCCGCTCGCGCGGGCCGTGTTGATCGAGGTGATGACTCCATGACGCGCGTGGTCGTGGTCGGCGATCTTATGACAGACACCGTGGCGCGTGCCGCCTTTCCCCTGGCCAAGGGGAGCGACACGCCCGCCGCCGTGACGACGCACGGTGGCGGCTCCGGCGCCAACGTGGCCGCATGGCTCGCCGTGGAGGGGACCGACGCCGCATTCGTCGGCCGCCGCGGCTCCGACATCGCGGGCCGGAACCGGGACATGGAACTGATGGGCTACGGCGTCGACGCCCGCCTCGTCATGGACCAGGAACGTCCCACGGGCACCTGTGTGGTCATGGTCACCCACAAGGGCGACCGGACGATGCTGTCGGACCCCGGCGCCAACGCCGCCCTCCTGCCGGAGGACATCGAGCGCTGCAAGGACCTGTTCTCCGGAGGCACCCACCTGCACCTGTCGGGCTACTCCCTGATCAACGAGGGATCCCGCAAGGCGGCCATCCACACTCTGGAGATCGCCCGCAAGATACAGATGTCGGTCTCCGTGGACGGCGGCTCGTCCTCCCCGCTCAAGCGGATGGGCGCCGAGCCCTTCCTGGAGTGGACGCAGGGCGCCCGCCTCCTGGTCGTCAACACCAAGGAGGCCGAGATCCTCACCGGCCGCGACACGCCGGAGCAGGCCGCCAAGGTCCTGACCGCCTGGTACCCGCAGGTCGTGATCAAGACCGGCGCCGACGGCGCCCTCTGGTACACCAACGGCCGCCCCGAGCCCGTCACCGTCGCGGCGGAGCCCGTCGAGAAGATCATCGACGGCACCGGCGCCGGCGACGCGTTCGTCGCCGGGTTCCTCCCGCCGTGGCTGGACGGCAAGCAGCCGGCCGACGCCCTCACCGCGGGCTGCCGCCTGGCCGCCCGCGCCATGCAGCATCTGGGCGCCCGTCCGACCCTCGACGTGGTGGACAACCAGATCAAGTAGGGGCGGGCCCGCTCAGGCGAGCGGGGTGTAGGTGCGGACGTCCTCCCTGACCGCGTCCCAGAGGCGGTTCAGGGGGTGGCCCGCGTCGTAGCGTTCGAGGTCGGCGCGGCGGACGAAGGCGCCCGTCATGAGCTCGGCCTTGGGCTCCAGGTCGTCGTGCAGCCCGATCGTGCGCAGCGGGACGGCGTCGGGGTCCTCCTGCGCGGCCATGCCCCGCCCGATCGAACCGGTGACGATCATGCAGCCGCGCACGAACCCCGACCGCAGCAGCGACAGCCCGTAGTGCACGTCGTCGATGTCGGCGACGACGTTGAGCCGCTCGCGGAAGTTCGTCCCGTACCAGGTGGCGAGCAGGTCGGCGACGAGTCCGGCGGGCGGTACCACCAGCGGGACCCGCCCGAGGCGGCTGGTCTGCACCGGCGTGTCGGGCAGCTCGCCCTCCGGCAGGTTGGTGAGCAGCAGCGCCTGGCCCCGGGCGTACTCGACGACCTCGTACTCCTCCAGGCGCAGGTCGCCCTCGGGGGTGCTGACGATGCTGCCGCAGATGAGGTCGACCTGGCGGGTCTCCAGCCGGGACCACAGGTCCTTGGTGCGGACGTGGGCGACCTTGAACTCGACCTCGCGCTGCCGGAACTCCTCCGAGACCCGGTCCCAGGCCCTGGAGACGATCGGCAGGGTGAACTCGGTGGTGCCGACCGTCAGCATGCGTCCGAGGCGGCGGCGGCTCCAGTGAATGGACTCCAGCCATTTCCCGAACGTCGTGCGCGCCAGTTCGACCGTGGTCTCCCCGGTCGGGGTGAACAGGTAGTCCTTCCCGCGCCCCTGCCGGACGGTCAGGACCTCGCCGCACAGCATCTGGCTGTTGCGGTTCAGCGTGTCGAGCTGCTTCTGGACGCTCGACTGCTCGCGCCCCAGCACCCGCGCCGCCCGCAGCGCCGACCCCGTCTCGTGCACCACCAGCAGGGTCCGCAGCTGGTCGAACGTCATGTCGAGCAGGCCGGGCGGACACTCCAGCAGCGACTCCAGGGTCGGTGGCACGGGGAGGGACATTACTACCTCTTCCAAGACCCCCGCAGAAATGGCCGCAGGGCCAACTAAGCGGGAAATGATGACATTTCCGCCTGAACTTATCTCAAGATGTTCTCCTAAACAACTGGACAGAGTTTTCTAACCTCTAGAACACTTTCCTTCGAGCCGCTCCACCGCCGCCGTCACCCGTCCCACCCCAGGACGGCGGCGCTCCCGGGCGCGCCCCGGCGGTGCCGGCCGCCGGGGCCGCCGCCCGGCGCCCTGGTCTCCCGTTCGCCGCGGCTCTTCTCCGCCGCGGCGCCGGGACCGGACGCCGGCCCGTGCGCGGGGCCGCGCGCACGGGCCGGCCCGAAAACGTCCCGCCCGCGCCCACGGGGGCGCGCGGGCGGCACGCCGTCAGTTGGGGGTGGCCAGGGCCAGCGGGAGGGTGGTTCTGGCTCCGGCCTCCTTCAGGAGGCGGGTGGCCACGGTCATCGTCCAGCCGGTTTCTATGCGGTCGTCCACCAGGAGGATGTGGCCGGGGTCGTCGGCGAGGGCCTCCGCCAGGTCGGTGGGAACGGTCAGGGTGTGCCAGACCGAGCGGAGGCGCTGGGCGCTGTTGTGGCGGCGCGGCACGGGCTCGCCGACGGGGACCAGCTCCCCCAGGTACGGCAGGCGGCCGATCTGGGCGATGCGCCGCCCGAACGTCGTGACCAGGCGGGGGCGGGAGCGGGAGCCGACGGTGACGACGCCGGTGGGGCGGTCCGTCCAGTCCCAGGCGGCGAGGACCTGCACGACGGCGTCCACAAGGTCGGCGGGGACCTCGGTGTCGCCGGCGGCGAACAGGTCGCGCAGGCGGTTGCCCCAGCCGATGTCGGTGAGGCGGCCGAGGGCGCGACCCGTCTCGGCCTGCAGCTCGGGCTTGATGCGGCCGGAGACGCCCAGGTCGTCCTTGACGCCGGTCGGCCACATGCGGCGGGGGGCGATGTCGACGCCGGGACGCTGCAGGCGTTCGCGGGCCTGGGTCGCGCTCTCCTGGGTGACGTCGGTGGGCCAGTGGCGGCCCGTGCAGTTGTCGCAGCGGCCGCAGGGGGCCGCGGCGGGGTCGTCCAGCTGGCGGCGCAGGAACTCCTCGCGGCAGCCGGAAGTCGCGATGTAGTCGAGCATGGCCTGCTGTTCGCGGCGGCGTTCGGCGGTGACGCGCTCGTAGCGCTCGCGGTCGTAGGACCAGGGCTCGCCGGTGGACGTCCAGCCGCCCTTGACGCGGCGGGCGGCGCCGTCGACGTCGAGGACCTTGAGCATCATCTCCAGGCGGGCCCGGTTGAGGTCGACCAGCGGTTCCAGGGCCGTGGTGGAGAGGGGGCGGTCGGCCGTGTCCAGGACGTCCAGCGTGCTGCGGACGATGTGCTCCGGCGGGAAGGCGAGGCTCGCGAAGTAGGCCCAGATGTCGCGGTCCTCGCGGCCGGGCAGCAGGATCACCTCGGCGCGGTCGACGCCGCGGCCCGCGCGGCCGATCTGCTGGTAGTAGGCCACCGGGGACTGCGGGGCGCCGACGTGGACGATGAAGCCGAGGTCGGGTTTGTCGAAGCCCATGCCGAGGGCGCTGGTGGCGACGAGGGCCTTGAGCTTGTTGTCGTGGAGGTCCCGCTCGGCCTGGAGGCGTTCGGCCTGCTCGGTCTGGCCGGAGTAGGCGGCCACCTCGTGACCGCGGTCGCGGAGCCACCCGGTGATCTCGTGGGCCGCCGCGACGGTGAGGGTGTAGATGATGCCGCTGCCCGGGAGGTCGCCGAGATGCTCGCCCAGCCAGGCGATGCGCTGCTCGGCGGAGGGGAGGTTCACCACGGCGAGGTGCAGCGAGTCGCGTTCGAGAGGCCCGCGCAGGACCAGGGCGTCGTCGCCGGCGAGCTGCTCGGCGACGTCCTCGGTGACGCGGGCGTTGGCCGTCGCGGTGGTGGCGAGCACCGGGATGCCGGGCGGCAGCTCGGCCAGCAGGGTGCGCAGCCGCCGGTAGTCGGGGCGGAAGTCGTGGCCCCAGTCGGAGATGCAGTGCGCCTCGTCGACCACGACCAGCCCGGCGCCCGCGGCGAGCTTGGGCAGGACGAGATCGCGGAAGTCGGGGTTGTTGAGCCGCTCGGGGCTCACCAGCAGGACGTCGACCGCGCCCTGCTCGACCTCGGCGAAGACCTGGTCCCAGTCGCCGGTGTTGGAGGAGTTGATCGTGCGGGCGCGGATGCCCGCCCGGACGGCGGCGTCGATCTGGTTGCGCATCAGCGCCAGCAGCGGCGAGACGATCACCGTGGGGCCGGCGCCGCGCTCGCGCAGCAGCCGGGTCGCCACGAAGTAGACGGCGGACTTGCCCCAGCCCGTCCGCTGCACGACGAGGGCGCGCCGCCGCTCGACGACGAGCGCGCTGATCGCCGTCCACTGGTCGTCGCGCAGCCGCGCGTGGTCACCGGCGAGGGCGCGCAGGCACCGCTCGGCCTCGTCGCGCAGACCGTCCGAGGAGCTCATGCGTCCTTCGTACCAGTGCCTCGGAAGACACCGCACCAGAATCACGTTCTGTGGAGAAGGCGAACGCAGGCCGCTGATTGGGGACACCGGGCTGGTGGGTAGCCTGCCAGTCAAGATCGGTTCATGGGCGGGAAGGGACACCAGCGGGGGTATGGGCGCGGCTGAACGCTTGCGGCGGACATGGCAGGTCCTCATGGACGGGTCGCCCCCGGAACCGCCCGAAGACGAGCCCGGCGAGATCGTCGACCCGCGGGTCATCGACCTCGTCCTGCGGGTGGGCGAGCTCCTCCTGGCCAGCGGCGAGACCACCGAACGCGTGAACGAGGCCATGCTGGGCCTGGGCGTGGCCTACGAACTCCCGCGTTGCGAGGTGCAGGTCACTCTGACGAGCATCCTCGTCTCGGCGCACCCCGGCGGGGGCGCGGCGCCGATGACCAGCGCGCGGTCCATCCGGCGACGGACTCCGGCCTACTGGCGGCTCACCGCGCTGCACCAGCTCGTCCAGGACGCTTCCATCGGCATGCTCGAACTGGACGAGGGCCACAAGCGGCTCGCGGAGATCAAGAGGGCCGGCCCGCCCTATCCGACCTGGCTGCTGGTGGTGTCCCTCGGGCTCATCGCCGCGTCCGGCAGCGTGCTGTCCGGCGGCGGGCCGCTGGTGGCGACCACCGCGTTCGTCGCCACGATGCTGGGCGACCGCACGGCCGCCGCGCTGGCGCGCCGCGGCATCGCGGAGTTCTTCCAGCTGACGGTGGCCGCCGCGATCGGCGCGGCGGCGGCCGCGGTGGTGGTGGCGATGGGCAACCCCGGCCAGGCCGCCACGATCGTCACCGGCTCGATCCTGGCGCTGCTCCCGGGGCGTCCGCTGGTGGCGAGCATCCAGGACGGCATCACCGGCGACCTGGTCAGCGCCGGGGCGCGGGTGCTGGAGGTCTTCTTCATGATCGCGGCGATCGTCGCCGGGCTGGGCGCCGTGGTGTACATCGGGGTGAGCCTGGGCGTGCCGATCGACGTCCGGCATCTGCCCACCCCGTCGGCGAGCCTGGAGCCCGTCGCCGTCATCGCCGCCGCCGCCATCTCGCTGACGTTCGCGGTGTCCCTGGCGGCCCCGCGGGACGTGCTGACCACCGTCGCCCTCGGCGGCGCGCTGATCTGGGTGCTCTACGTCCTGGCCCGAGGATGGCACGTTCCACCCGTGTTGGCCGCGGCCCTGGCCGCCACTGTCGTCGGCGTGATGGCGAGCTGGCTCGCCCGCCGGCACGGGGAGCCCGTCATGCCGTTCGTGGTCCCCGCCATCGGCCCGCTGCTGCCGGGGACGGCGCTCTACCGCGGCATGGTCGAGCTCAACACCGGTTCGCCGCAGGCCGGCGTGCTGAGCCTCATCGGAGCCGTGTCCGTGGCGCTCGCCCTCGGCGCCGGAGTGAACCTCGGCGGCGAACTCGTCCGCGCGTTCCAGCACGTCGGCCTGAGCGCGTCCGGCCGCTGGGCCCGCCCGGCGGCCCGCCGAACCCGCGGCTTCTGACGCCGCCCGGGTCCTCGACAGGCGATCACCTGACAGCCGATCTCGTCGGCGGCCGGTCGGTCGGACAGCCGATCCACCGGCGGCTGGTCATGGGCTGGGCGCTGTAGCGCAGCCGCAGGGTGAGGCCGGCCAGCGCGTGGCCGGTGATGGATCTCCACTCGCTGCTGTCGAAGGACTCCACGTTCTACGGCGGCCGGTCCTGCCGACGACGGGTGTCCGGGGTGCACGGATCCCACCGGTGGCGGGTCGCCGGCGGGGGTGGTTCTGTCGGTGGCGGGCGTTACGTTCGCCGCATGTACCGACAGGGAGACGTCCTGATCCTGCCCGTGCCCGAGGAGACGGTTCCGCAGTCCGTCCGCGGGCTGCCGCCGTCCCCGCGCGACGGCCGGGGCCGCATGGTGCTCGCCCTCGGCGAGGCCACCGGGCACGCGCACGCGTTGGCCGCGCCCGGGACGCTGCTGCGCACCCCCGACCCGCTCGTGCCGGACCACCTGCACCTGCCGTCCGGCGGGCGTCTCGTGCACGAGGAGCACGCGGCGATCACGCTGCCCAAGGGCTGGTACCGGGTGATACGCCAGCGCGAGTACGTGCCCGGTTCCGTCCGCGTCGTGGCCGACTAGGAGGCGGATACCGTGCTTACCGGAACGGTACGCGAGACCCACTTCGTGGTGGGCGACTGGCAGGCGGCGGCGTTCGCCACAGGCCCCACCGACCGCGCCCGCGCCGAGGCGGGCGTGACCGCCGCCTACGCCTCCGCCGGGCTGAGGCCCCCCGAGCGGTTCCTGTGGGTGCCCTCCCCCGTGCGCGGCGCCGTCCTGGCGGCCGTGATCGCCGGGCACGGCGAGGCGCTGGAGAAGGCCGGGCTGGACGGGCTGCTGGAGCGGGCCCGCGCCGATCTCGGTGCCAGTGAGGCGGGGCCGAGCGTCCTGACGGACGTGCGCACCCGCCCCTGGGAGGCCGAACGTGCGGCGGCCTGTTCCGAACTGGGGCCGGAGCAGTGGCCTCGCGCGTGGGCCGAGACCGGTGGCCTGCTGTGGAACCAGGTGCAGTCGCTGGTGACGCGCGTCCGCGGCGCGGTCGGCGAGCAGGCGCAGAGCGGGTCCGGCAGGGCGGCGGACCGGCGGTCCACCTCGGAGGTGGACGCGGCCGGGTCGCTGCTGCGCGCGGCCACGCTGGACGCCGTCCTGGGCCAGCACGACGGGCCATGGCTGGCGTTGTTCGAGTCGCTCGGCCGCCTCGACGGCCCGCTGGCGGGGCCGGCGGAGGTGGCCCGGTCGGCCGGCTGGTGGTGGCCCTACGAGCGGCTGGTGATCCTCTCGGAGCGGCCGAGCGAGCTGTACCGCGACGAGCCCGGACGGCTGCACCGCGGGGACGGTCCCGCCCTCGCCTATCCGGACGGATTCGCGCTGCACGCATGGCGCGGCATGCCGATCCCGCCCGACTTCGTCGCGTCGCTGAGCAATCTGACGCCCGACCGCATCTCCTCCGAGCAGAACGCCGAGCTGCGCCGCGTGATGCTGGAGATCTTCGGTTACGACCGGTACCTGGCCGAGACCGGCGCACGGCCCCTGCACCGGGACGAGACGGGCGTCCTGTGGTCGATCGACCTGCCGGGCGACGAGCCGGTGGTCATGGTGGAGGTGGTCAACTCCACCCCTGAACCGGACGGAACGCACCGCACCTACTACCTGCGCGTCCCGCCCGACACCCGCACGGCGCGCGCGGGCGTCGCGTGGACGTTCGGCGTGGACGAGGCCGACTACCACCCCGAAAAGCAGACTTGACCCTGGGGGCGGTTCCGACCAGATCTTGGGCGGAACCGCCCCCGTCTTGCCGGCGGGTGAACAGGACGTGCGTTGAGCCGCTTGTTCTCGGGTGAAGTCGTACTCGGACCAGTGCAGGCGGCCCGGCCGGTGAGAAGTGACGCGCCCCCGATCATGCTGCGCCCCGGTCTACTGATTCATCAGGTCGGAGACCGCCCTGTGCAGGCGGGCGGCGCGCCCGGCCGGGGTCCGGGCCTTGAGCAGCGGAAGGATCAGGAGGTACCGGGTGGTCCTGTCGAGCGCCTCGAAGCGGGCGGCGGCCTGCGGGCAGGCGGCGAGCGCGGCCGTCAGGTCGGGCGGGACGCCGGCGTCCCGCTGGGCGGTGTAGGCGGCCGCCCAGCGGCCGTCCGCCTGGGCGGCGGCGACCTCGGCCAGGCCGGGCGGTCGCATCCGCCCGGCGGCGGTCAGGGCCTCCACGCGCTCGACGTTCTTGCGCGACCAGGAGCCGCCCTTGCGGCGGCGTGAGTACCGCTGCAGGTAGAAGTGCTCGTCATAGGACCTGCGCCGGCTGTCGATCCAGCCGTAGCACAGCGCGATCTCCAGCGCCTGCGTGATCGTGACGGAGCCGGTGTCCGCCCCCTTCTTGGCGATCTTCAGCCAGGCGCCGTCACCGCTGTCGTGGTGCTCGGCCAGCCACGCCTCCCACTCGGCGGCGTCCGCGAAGTGCATCATCGGCCCACGACCTGCCACGGGTCACGACGCCGAGGATGGTGCCGGAGGGGTCGGTCGGTGGTGAGGCCTCGCAGCATCGGTGGGTTCCCTTCTCGGTGGGCGACGACCTCCATGCTTCCCGGTAAAGTGCTCATCCTCTGAGCACTTTGTTGGAGAATCTGGTTCCATGCGCGCCGACCGCCTCGTCGCCGTCCTGCTGCTGATGCAGGTCCGCGGCCGAGTGACCGCCGCCGACGTGGCGGCCGAACTCCAGGTGTCGGTGGCCACCGCCCGCCGAGACCTGGAGGCGCTCGCGTCGGCAGGCGTCCCCGTCTATCCGCAGCCGGGGCGCGGCGGCGGCTGGCAACTGGTCGGCGGCGCCCGCACCGATCTCAGCGGTCTGACAGCGGCCGAGGCGCAGGCCCTGTTCCTGCTCGCCGGCCCCGCCGCCGTGTCACCCGAGGCCAGAGCGGCGCTGCGCAAGCTCATGGGAGCCCTGCCGCGGACCTTCCGCACCGACGCCGGGGCCGCCATGGACGCGACGATCGTCGACCCCGTCCGGTGGGGCGAGCGGGACCGCCCCCGGCCCGCGATGGTCGACCTGC is a genomic window of Actinomadura citrea containing:
- a CDS encoding DUF6745 domain-containing protein; amino-acid sequence: MLTGTVRETHFVVGDWQAAAFATGPTDRARAEAGVTAAYASAGLRPPERFLWVPSPVRGAVLAAVIAGHGEALEKAGLDGLLERARADLGASEAGPSVLTDVRTRPWEAERAAACSELGPEQWPRAWAETGGLLWNQVQSLVTRVRGAVGEQAQSGSGRAADRRSTSEVDAAGSLLRAATLDAVLGQHDGPWLALFESLGRLDGPLAGPAEVARSAGWWWPYERLVILSERPSELYRDEPGRLHRGDGPALAYPDGFALHAWRGMPIPPDFVASLSNLTPDRISSEQNAELRRVMLEIFGYDRYLAETGARPLHRDETGVLWSIDLPGDEPVVMVEVVNSTPEPDGTHRTYYLRVPPDTRTARAGVAWTFGVDEADYHPEKQT
- a CDS encoding LysR family transcriptional regulator — its product is MPPTLESLLECPPGLLDMTFDQLRTLLVVHETGSALRAARVLGREQSSVQKQLDTLNRNSQMLCGEVLTVRQGRGKDYLFTPTGETTVELARTTFGKWLESIHWSRRRLGRMLTVGTTEFTLPIVSRAWDRVSEEFRQREVEFKVAHVRTKDLWSRLETRQVDLICGSIVSTPEGDLRLEEYEVVEYARGQALLLTNLPEGELPDTPVQTSRLGRVPLVVPPAGLVADLLATWYGTNFRERLNVVADIDDVHYGLSLLRSGFVRGCMIVTGSIGRGMAAQEDPDAVPLRTIGLHDDLEPKAELMTGAFVRRADLERYDAGHPLNRLWDAVREDVRTYTPLA
- a CDS encoding RecQ family ATP-dependent DNA helicase, producing the protein MSSSDGLRDEAERCLRALAGDHARLRDDQWTAISALVVERRRALVVQRTGWGKSAVYFVATRLLRERGAGPTVIVSPLLALMRNQIDAAVRAGIRARTINSSNTGDWDQVFAEVEQGAVDVLLVSPERLNNPDFRDLVLPKLAAGAGLVVVDEAHCISDWGHDFRPDYRRLRTLLAELPPGIPVLATTATANARVTEDVAEQLAGDDALVLRGPLERDSLHLAVVNLPSAEQRIAWLGEHLGDLPGSGIIYTLTVAAAHEITGWLRDRGHEVAAYSGQTEQAERLQAERDLHDNKLKALVATSALGMGFDKPDLGFIVHVGAPQSPVAYYQQIGRAGRGVDRAEVILLPGREDRDIWAYFASLAFPPEHIVRSTLDVLDTADRPLSTTALEPLVDLNRARLEMMLKVLDVDGAARRVKGGWTSTGEPWSYDRERYERVTAERRREQQAMLDYIATSGCREEFLRRQLDDPAAAPCGRCDNCTGRHWPTDVTQESATQARERLQRPGVDIAPRRMWPTGVKDDLGVSGRIKPELQAETGRALGRLTDIGWGNRLRDLFAAGDTEVPADLVDAVVQVLAAWDWTDRPTGVVTVGSRSRPRLVTTFGRRIAQIGRLPYLGELVPVGEPVPRRHNSAQRLRSVWHTLTVPTDLAEALADDPGHILLVDDRIETGWTMTVATRLLKEAGARTTLPLALATPN
- a CDS encoding threonine/serine ThrE exporter family protein; protein product: MDGSPPEPPEDEPGEIVDPRVIDLVLRVGELLLASGETTERVNEAMLGLGVAYELPRCEVQVTLTSILVSAHPGGGAAPMTSARSIRRRTPAYWRLTALHQLVQDASIGMLELDEGHKRLAEIKRAGPPYPTWLLVVSLGLIAASGSVLSGGGPLVATTAFVATMLGDRTAAALARRGIAEFFQLTVAAAIGAAAAAVVVAMGNPGQAATIVTGSILALLPGRPLVASIQDGITGDLVSAGARVLEVFFMIAAIVAGLGAVVYIGVSLGVPIDVRHLPTPSASLEPVAVIAAAAISLTFAVSLAAPRDVLTTVALGGALIWVLYVLARGWHVPPVLAAALAATVVGVMASWLARRHGEPVMPFVVPAIGPLLPGTALYRGMVELNTGSPQAGVLSLIGAVSVALALGAGVNLGGELVRAFQHVGLSASGRWARPAARRTRGF
- a CDS encoding YdeI/OmpD-associated family protein; this translates as MMHFADAAEWEAWLAEHHDSGDGAWLKIAKKGADTGSVTITQALEIALCYGWIDSRRRSYDEHFYLQRYSRRRKGGSWSRKNVERVEALTAAGRMRPPGLAEVAAAQADGRWAAAYTAQRDAGVPPDLTAALAACPQAAARFEALDRTTRYLLILPLLKARTPAGRAARLHRAVSDLMNQ
- a CDS encoding carbohydrate kinase family protein, which encodes MTRVVVVGDLMTDTVARAAFPLAKGSDTPAAVTTHGGGSGANVAAWLAVEGTDAAFVGRRGSDIAGRNRDMELMGYGVDARLVMDQERPTGTCVVMVTHKGDRTMLSDPGANAALLPEDIERCKDLFSGGTHLHLSGYSLINEGSRKAAIHTLEIARKIQMSVSVDGGSSSPLKRMGAEPFLEWTQGARLLVVNTKEAEILTGRDTPEQAAKVLTAWYPQVVIKTGADGALWYTNGRPEPVTVAAEPVEKIIDGTGAGDAFVAGFLPPWLDGKQPADALTAGCRLAARAMQHLGARPTLDVVDNQIK